A DNA window from Malus domestica chromosome 12, GDT2T_hap1 contains the following coding sequences:
- the LOC103430395 gene encoding alpha carbonic anhydrase 7-like isoform X2, with amino-acid sequence MFGSKQIHLGFIAFTLFLLCWDASPIRASKFSNEDPIEFVYTEGDKRGPEYWGDLKEEWSTCKDGKLQSPIDLRDAIADKVNSTLDHLKIHYKPTQALMKNEGHAISVVWEGDAGGVTINGTEYLLRQCHWHAPSEHTIDGKTYDVELHMVHKDTSNTRVAVVGFLYKIGKPNPFITQVRKAIRSMIKKPTEVHLGVVDPRKMKKAQKGKQDAAKRKMKRMSSKFYRYMGSFTTPPCTEGVTWTINKQVHTVSRSQVALLQKAVYKYAEMNSRPVQPLNDREVKLHGSSFSK; translated from the exons ATGTTTGGATCAAAGCAAATCCACCTTGGCTTCATTGCATTCACACTGTTTCTTCTGTGCTGGGATGCATCACCCATTAGAGCTTCCAAATTTTCCAATGAGG ATCCCATAGAATTTGTATACACTGAAGGGGACAAGAGAGGACCAGAATATTGGGGAGACCTTAAGGAAGAATGGAGCACATGTAAGGATGGAAAACTACAATCACCTATAGATTTGAGGGATGCCATTGCAGACAAAGTTAACTCAACTTTGGATCATCTTAAAATCCATTACAAGCCTACCCAAGCCTTGATGAAGAACGAAGGTCATGCTATTTCG GTTGTGTGGGAGGGTGATGCCGGAGGAGTCACGATCAACGGCACAGAATACTTGCTCCGGCAATGCCATTGGCACGCGCCCTCCGAGCACACCATCGATGGCAAAACCTATGATGTGGAACTGCACATGGTTCACAAAGACACGAGCAACACTCGTGTAGCTGTGGTTGGATTCCTCTACAAAATCGGCAAACCCAATCCTTTCATCACACAG GTGAGAAAGGCGATACGGTCTATGATTAAAAAGCCAACGGAGGTCCACTTGGGAGTGGTCGATCCGAGGAAGATGAAAAAGGCTCAGAAGGGGAAGCAGGATGCGGCaaagaggaagatgaagaggaTGAGCTCAAAATTTTACAGATACATGGGATCGTTCACAACCCCTCCTTGCACCGAAGGAGTTACTTGGACCATAAACAAACAG GTTCATACAGTTTCACGATCACAGGTGGCGTTGCTTCAAAAAGCCGTTTACAAG TATGCAGAGATGAATTCAAGACCAGTACAACCTCTAAATGACCGGGAGGTCAAGCTCCACGGCTCATCGTTCAGCAAGTGA
- the LOC103430394 gene encoding E3 ubiquitin-protein ligase RZFP34-like: protein MDGGFEPQVSIDDDHSHQKVNSLTEMVSGNFGCAHYRRRCKIRAPCCDQIFDCRHCHNEAKNSLEVDPLDRHDVPRHDVKRIICSLCNKEQDVQQLCIQCGVCMGNYFCSKCKFFDDDVSKKQYHCDECGICRTGGGENFFHCNKCGCCYSNALKDSHNCVEKAMHHNCPVCFEFLFDTREDITVLRCGHTIHLECVKEMQRHFQYSCPVCSKSFRDMSRVWEKLDEEVAGTLMPLKYLNKMVWILCNDCGEISEVNFHIVGHKCLKCKSYNTRRTRGGPASCSSRITATMR, encoded by the exons ATGGACGGCGGATTCGAGCCCCAGGTTTCCATTGACGACGACCATTCTCACCAGAAAGTCAACTCTCTCACCGAGATGGTATCTGGGAATTTCGG GTGCGCGCATTACAGACGGAGGTGTAAGATCAGAGCACCCTGCTGTGATCAGATATTCGATTGCAGGCATTGCCATAACGAAGCtaag aATTCATTGGAAGTTGATCCTCTTGATCGCCATGACGTTCCTCGCCACGATGTGAAAAGG ATCATCTGCTCCTTGTGCAACAAAGAACAAGAT GTTCAACAGCTCTGTATCCAATGTGGGGTTTGCATGGGAAACTATTTTTGCTCCAAATGCAAGTTCTTTGACGATGAC GTTTCGAAGAAACAGTATCATTGTGATGAATGCGGTATCTGCAG AACTGGAGGTGGGGAGAATTTTTTCCACTGTAACAAATGTG gatgttgttacTCAAATGCGTTGAAGGATTCACACAATTGTGTGGAAAAAGCAATGCATCATAATTGCCCTGTGTGCTTTGAG TTTCTTTTCGATACAAGGGAAGACATTACTGTCTTGCGATGTGGACACACTATACATTTGGAATGTGTAAAAGAGATGCAGCGGCATTTCCA GTATTCGTGCCCAGTTTGCTCAAAATCATTCCGCGATATGTCCCGTGTGTGGGAAAAACTTGATGAGGAG GTTGCGGGGACTCTCATGCCTCTAAAGTATCTAAATAAGATG GTTTGGATCCTCTGCAACGACTGTGGAGAAATATCTGAGGTCAATTTTCACATTGTGGGACACAAGTGCCTCAAGTGCAAATCCTACAATACAAGGAGAACACGAGGAGGGCCAGCATCATGCTCGTCAAGGATTACTGCAACGATGAGGTGA
- the LOC103430395 gene encoding alpha carbonic anhydrase 7-like isoform X1: MFGSKQIHLGFIAFTLFLLCWDASPIRASKFSNEEDPIEFVYTEGDKRGPEYWGDLKEEWSTCKDGKLQSPIDLRDAIADKVNSTLDHLKIHYKPTQALMKNEGHAISVVWEGDAGGVTINGTEYLLRQCHWHAPSEHTIDGKTYDVELHMVHKDTSNTRVAVVGFLYKIGKPNPFITQVRKAIRSMIKKPTEVHLGVVDPRKMKKAQKGKQDAAKRKMKRMSSKFYRYMGSFTTPPCTEGVTWTINKQVHTVSRSQVALLQKAVYKYAEMNSRPVQPLNDREVKLHGSSFSK, translated from the exons ATGTTTGGATCAAAGCAAATCCACCTTGGCTTCATTGCATTCACACTGTTTCTTCTGTGCTGGGATGCATCACCCATTAGAGCTTCCAAATTTTCCAATGAGG AAGATCCCATAGAATTTGTATACACTGAAGGGGACAAGAGAGGACCAGAATATTGGGGAGACCTTAAGGAAGAATGGAGCACATGTAAGGATGGAAAACTACAATCACCTATAGATTTGAGGGATGCCATTGCAGACAAAGTTAACTCAACTTTGGATCATCTTAAAATCCATTACAAGCCTACCCAAGCCTTGATGAAGAACGAAGGTCATGCTATTTCG GTTGTGTGGGAGGGTGATGCCGGAGGAGTCACGATCAACGGCACAGAATACTTGCTCCGGCAATGCCATTGGCACGCGCCCTCCGAGCACACCATCGATGGCAAAACCTATGATGTGGAACTGCACATGGTTCACAAAGACACGAGCAACACTCGTGTAGCTGTGGTTGGATTCCTCTACAAAATCGGCAAACCCAATCCTTTCATCACACAG GTGAGAAAGGCGATACGGTCTATGATTAAAAAGCCAACGGAGGTCCACTTGGGAGTGGTCGATCCGAGGAAGATGAAAAAGGCTCAGAAGGGGAAGCAGGATGCGGCaaagaggaagatgaagaggaTGAGCTCAAAATTTTACAGATACATGGGATCGTTCACAACCCCTCCTTGCACCGAAGGAGTTACTTGGACCATAAACAAACAG GTTCATACAGTTTCACGATCACAGGTGGCGTTGCTTCAAAAAGCCGTTTACAAG TATGCAGAGATGAATTCAAGACCAGTACAACCTCTAAATGACCGGGAGGTCAAGCTCCACGGCTCATCGTTCAGCAAGTGA